The window gcagtGATACTCAGGGTGGTGTTTGGGTGGTGTTATTTCCTGAAACAgaaaccagcagcagctctctgattTGAAATCATTTGGACAGAACTTCAGCTTCACTCTGAAATGAGTTTTTAGTCCAGGGATGTTGGACTGTTcctttgtgttcattttagAGTCTGATTGGGACCAAGCAGCATTTACAGTGGAGCTGAGAGCAGTGAGTGCTGAACTAGGTTTAATATGAAGGATTTCTACTGATTTAACAACTAATGAAACTATTTACAGCACAAAGAGAGGAATTAATTCCAGGGaatctttcattaaaaaaataaccttttatatttcagtaaatagatattttaaatgtacaggCTGGTTTAACAGGGTTTTTTCCAATTGAAGAGGCAGAGCTGAAATAATGATGGTGCCTttgaaatttatatttttaaattaataatgaataataatgatACATGAATATGAGGTAGTTTCTGGTCTTCATGTGTGacagttttcagttttactccatttttatttctatttattcaAAATCTGAGAAACATTGATGGCTACTTTGTAAACAATGCCCTATTTTCAGAGCCTCAAACATCATTGGACCATTGACTGAAATGGGTTCATGTCCAGGTGAAGATTAAGGAGATCAAAGATCCAGAGTTCTgtccaagtgttgaacttgtaTTTATGATATTAATATGACATGATATGAAGTCCAAAGAGATGTGACAGTGAAGGAGGCCAAGAttggactgaaaaacaaaatcaactaATCTAGAGAGCAAAATTTCAGGAGAGACCAAATCAATAATGTGGTTCATCGCTTTTTAAAGATTGaatgaaagaccacagaagactaAAACCCATCATCAGAATTATTTCCAGCATGAAGCAAAAcagcttcacaacatctaaccaagtcaggGAGACCATCGAGGAGGTAGGAGGATCATTGTTAGTCTACAGTCACGATATGCCGTCATCAATGGAGATACAACACGGTGCAAACCGCTGGTTACACTGAAGAGCAGGAAGAGCAGATTAGACTGTGTCCGAAGTGCAGTCACTCAAAGCAGAGGTTATTCATGCAAGTATTGAAGTCTGTcctcacatttaaaatgttacttTGAGCGTCTGAACTGCctataaaaacagatttaactTTGTGGTGTGTAACAGAGGCAACACTGCAAAACATATTTAGGTGTGACTAAGCAGAGCATATTTATACTTCAAAGTTCtttaaaaagggagaaaaatgaTTCCAACTAAAAGCAGtgaatttattttatgtcaAAGTGATGAAAATGATCCACAGTCTGAAACTGATTAGTGTGAGATTGATTAATGTGCTGTAAGGCATCAGGACCAGGACTCTTCTCACTTACTACTATTTTTCCAGCAGAGCTTCCAGAGCTCAGGATTGTCCTGTTTGGGAAGACCACACGTGGAAAAAGTACTCTAGGAGACATCATCATGGGGGACAAGAAGGCATTCACCTCAAAGGATACTAATGTTCGTGTTCGCACAGAGAAGTGCCACGTGGAAAGAAGGATTATTGAAGATCTGAGTGTGGTTGTTGTTGACACTCCAGGTCTGTTTAAAAGCGGACAAAAACACCCATCAGAAACACTCTTGAGAACAATCAGGGAGTCTATTGTTCTCGCCAAACCAGGTGCTCATGTGTTCCTGTTGTTCGAGAGGCTGAAAGAGCTCAGCGATAAAGAATTACAAATACTGGAGGTTTTTGAGCGGACTTTTGGCAAACGTGCGATGGCCTACGCTATGGTGGTGTTCACCCATGATAATGATGGGAATGCAGAAAGAGCTAAAACAGAGGAGGgaatgaattattttaaactCAAAGAATTACTTGAGCCGTGCCATGGCAGGCACTTCTTTTTTAACATTGAAAACAGGAGTCCCACACAAGTCACTGAGCTGCTGAAGGTGataagacagagagaaacacaatATTACTACACTCCAGAGATGCTCACAGAGCATGAAAAAGAAGAGgctgaaaaaaggagaaatcaGGAACAAGAGGGAAACAATCCCAAAccagcagagacagaaaacaaagccaAATTCCTGGAAAAGTCTGGTTTGATTGGAATCATTTTTGGATGTGGGTTAGGATATTTTATTGGTGGTGGTGAGCTGAACCCTACATCAGGAGCTTTACTGGGAGCTGTAGCTGGTATGATACTGTCAATGGGAACAACAGCTTTAGGGATGAAGGCCAAAATGCTCTATGACAACTTCTGCAAAGCATGACATGCAAGTTCCATTACAAGTTCCATTGAAATCCGCGTCCAGTTAAACGTGATCGCATAAGTTGGTGAGTTTAGCattaaagccctcctcagctcctgcccTGCCCACTTCAGGTGATCACATACAATCTATGCAACTCCAAGTAttggctcgttcatgcacaactacactcACTGTCACTTGAGTGTCTAGACAACAGTCAGATGAACTTTCATGGAACATTTCAATCTGACTAAGGTgatgttttctgaattattcaAATTTGGGTTATGAAGAGTCTGTTGATGTATGTAGTAAGTTGGAATATTCTAAAAAATCTGTACTAAAGCATGTGGAAATTACACATATGATCTGATGGACTTGTTCTACTATAGGTCATAAAGAGTTACGTGATCAGACCAAGTCCAGAAAAAAGGTGGAAATCATGGTGGTTTAAATTTagttatttgatttgattttattttgatttgtcaATGATGTTATTCTAAAAGTTCTTCATAAGTCGGATGCTGGTTTGTTGATCTCTGAGTTATGTTTTTGGAACAGTTTATAAGACAGAGGGATTTTTAGTGTACTGCAGTTACCAATAACTTAATAGTTCCTCGGGTTCTTCAGTGGAGAGATACAAGATGTTTGAGGTCCAGAGAAAAACAGCTGAGTGAGAACCTCCACCTACTTTGACACCTGTCAAACAAACCTGAAAcagaacatcatcatcatcatcatcattcctGTATGAGACAGGAAGTGTGATCCACTGTGAGAGGACCAGATGTTTGTCTGGTTCTGCTGCTGACGTCTCAGAGCCAGAAACTAccagatacccccccccccaagaaaaCCTTTCGTACATGAAAcattaaatcatcatcatcatcaccatcatcatcaccatcattatcatcatcatcatcatcatcatcatcatcatcaccacagaCAGTTCAGGTTAAGGTTGCGTTTGAGCCATTTTCAGAAACCAGATGTTACATTTTGAAGGATGTTTCTCAGATTTAGGAATTCCAGTTTTTCCTTCTGAAAATCTAAAATCTGGGATAAAAAGAGGTGGAAGTGAATCATGACTCTGGATTTGCTGCCCGTGACCTGTTGGATGTTAAGACGTGAACTTTGACCCTCAGTAACTTCTCACTGCTTTCATATCCATGGTGACCTGTAAGAACAGCAGTGATGGCTGTAAATGGTTTTTGTGTGCAGAGGCAGAGTTCAATAATCCATCAGTTTGATCTGATCAGATTGTGCTGGACGTCAGAGCGTCTGTCCTACATTCATagtctttgattttattttgggTTTCAGGTTTTTCTCCAGTTTCTGATCTCTGTCCCTGCAGACGTCAGTCTCCTGGATTTACTCCATCTGATTACTTCATGACTTTATGACTTTATGACTGTTTCCTGTTCTCGTACAAATGTAACTGTGAGGTTTGTTCTTTCAAACCTGTATATACTCATAATCATTACTTGTACTCTAATACTCGTGTACTCCAGTACTTGTACCCTGTTATCAGTATATCCTCTATCAGCACATAGTCACACTCACATCTGTCCTGATGTGAGTCCACAGGCTCACGCTGAGGAGTTTGATTGATTTTTACTGTTCACAGTCAGTTTCCTCTgagttgtgttgttttctgtgttgtatTGTGTGTTGTATTAAGCACCAGTTGTACAGGAAGTGGTGACCTTTGAGCAGCAAACATCTGTGACTGCGCAGACAGACAATGGGCGTGTCTGCAGAcgtctccctgtgtctgcagaggaacgtgtctctctgtctcagaCGGGAAATGTGGTTGCTAGGCTGTTGCTATGGCCGGTTTTCCACTAACTGGGTACcggtgccgtaatttgaaccgttaggcgggttttccaccacagaaacactcggtgctcggccaaaaaacaggtccaattccggccccgcaaactagctggtctcgaaccaagaacgcgtgaagaaagcggcagaagggcgtgactctgccgtctctacatcaagttttctaccatattacgtgtgtattacaggagaaaagcgaagcgattttcacggctgtgaattaggtttggctctaaggctgaacttgctgctttgtatcagttcatatcacagataaaaggacacaaacttgtcgtctaatcgctgtctgtgtttccctctgtgctgcacacagatgctgcagtagttggtttggaccctaaaatgtgtttgcagcacagaaagaggagcgtgttctcccacgtttgtgtgcttcggcttcgtgtccagacgacgacccgcccacactcatacgtaaaggagcagttcacagaaacgcggtgggaacgcgggccgttcttaagcatttcgccgGTTCATAGGGAACAGCACCGACACCGGAACCCTGTAAAACAGAAATGAGGGTCCGGGTCATCAGTGACCCCAGGCTGCTCTGTTCTCTCTGCTTAGGTCAAAGGTCATCCTTCTGTAGAGCTCAGCCTGCATGTATTTGACCTTCTCTTGTTTGTATAACCACGTGCATGTATTAAAACATCAGCAGGTTCTTTGAGCTGCTGAAACACACAcgtcttcttttctttgtgtcctGATGGTCTCTGAGCTCCAGGAGCTCCACAGGAGGAAGATCTGAGACCTTTCTAACATCCTCTGTGTGCTTCACAAACAcctcaggacacacacacacacacacacacacttgttttcATGTGGACTGGGGACCATTTTTTTAGTCATCGCCTGTGGGGACCACCCTTTCTGTAGGTCATAGAGCCATTAAAAATATCAGGTATACTCAACATGTTTTTGTTAGCTTATACACACCTTCAAACATCTGAATTGATGAAGTGAGGTTTGACTCATGTCTGGAACATGCTATATGGGGACTCATTAAAAGTCTAAGGAATATGTTTTGTGGGGACATTGTTTGCATATTATTTGCATATTATTTGCATAATACACGCAGATATCCCTTTGATTTGTGGGGACCTCATAACAACATTAAATATTACATCATTAATTActgcattattaaaaataaatgtactttACAACTATATAGAATTAAAACACAGTAGTAGTACACTAATAagaattcaaattaaaaaaagaattcatAGAAAATGCAGAAATGAGAAATCTGTAAATGACTCAAAGGATCATTCTTGCTTAGAACATCTAGTATTCTGCATGTAGTCATTGTCACAAGAAAAGTGAATTTATGTGATTGATATTCCCGGATTTGcaagtgatttaaaaaatattaacagaTGAAACAGGATAAAGCTattataatttacatataaagGGCTGGAAAGAAGAGAATAACATCTAAGCTATATTCCAGCTCATGCTAACTCCAAGCCTTTAAACCAATTTGCTTTTCACTGTTATAGGTTTATTCCTCCTTCAATTCTTCCCCagtcacttttttattttaacagtaaaGCATCATGTAATTTTTACTAATATCAGGTAATACTGCTATAACAGTAAATATAACCTCAAGACATTAAAATGAACTATAAAAAACTTCTTTGAAATAACTGGCATTTAGCAAGCAACGtaattaaagtttatttattaagcCCTTTTCACAGACAACAGTCACAAAACCCTGTACACATAGAAAGAATACAAGAATTAGGCATCACAATAGCcaataaaaaacacaataaaataccaTAGAAGAAACAGGTAATTCAAAATTAATAATTTAGGACTCTCAACAGAAGGTCTGTtcacacaaaaatgttttagcagctttttaaataaacctAGAGAGTCAACAAATCAAATTTGTAGTGGTAGACTGTTCCACAACCTTGATGTCAGACtgaaaggctctgtccccccaGTCTTTTGTCATGTACAGGTTACAACAAACAAATTCTGGGCCTTTGAACGAAGACAGCGAGTAGCTGTGTATTTTGTAAGAAGCTGAGATAGCtgaacagaaaggaaaaaaagtgacTGATTTTAAGATATAGTTAAGGAGTTATAGTCATCGTCTGTCTTGTTATTGTAACACAAtgtagtccatccatccatccatccatccatccatccatccatactcttccacttatcctgttcagggtcacagagggactggagcctatctcaggtGACACAGGGCAAGAGCCAGGGTACAACCtatacaggttgccagcctgtcgcagggccaacacagggccaacacagagagacagaaaaccattcacattcacacctatgggtagtTTTGAGTGACCAATTAACAGAACCCCAATACCTGCAtctttttggactgtgggaggaaaccagaatatccggaggaaacccacacagacacggggagaacatgcaaactccatgcaGAGAGGCCcaagccaaggtggaatcaaaacCAGGCCTAGATGTCagtctagctgtgaggcagtagtggtAACCACAGTGCCACCGTGTTGCCAACACAGAAAAAGTCCTATCAGATAATTAAGAAGAAAATCAGCCTAGTGCTAAGTCAGCGATATAAGCCAGAACCTTCAACATGTAATGTA is drawn from Archocentrus centrarchus isolate MPI-CPG fArcCen1 chromosome 8, fArcCen1, whole genome shotgun sequence and contains these coding sequences:
- the LOC115784243 gene encoding GTPase IMAP family member 9-like; the encoded protein is MDGDNTSETKILIDQDPQTMELPELRIVLFGKTTRGKSTLGDIIMGDKKAFTSKDTNVRVRTEKCHVERRIIEDLSVVVVDTPGLFKSGQKHPSETLLRTIRESIVLAKPGAHVFLLFERLKELSDKELQILEVFERTFGKRAMAYAMVVFTHDNDGNAERAKTEEGMNYFKLKELLEPCHGRHFFFNIENRSPTQVTELLKVIRQRETQYYYTPEMLTEHEKEEAEKRRNQEQEGNNPKPAETENKAKFLEKSGLIGIIFGCGLGYFIGGGELNPTSGALLGAVAGMILSMGTTALGMKAKMLYDNFCKA